From Micromonospora rifamycinica, a single genomic window includes:
- a CDS encoding flagellar basal body-associated FliL family protein encodes MSNSHPPYGEQPDPNVTPWSGPPAPAAGYPAYGQPGQAPQYGQAPQYGQPPQFGVPVPPPKSNRGLVIGLIVGAVVLILALCGAGIGLALVGNDDEPDPTPTPTAANPGPGTDTSASPQPSDPPTEQPNNNNNAVTARYSSDLSSVCDGSPILNAATYSGPATAKAYVFSNNPERPTFWSSKLVGSDKRYYAKSADFTTVSVVGCMSMVPGSEGAPKKCDYKASDGKNVSVSYISSRYQLTFYAAKTAEKIGDGGTVNAPATRCPSFISYNKTTMKAYAAPDSGTIEAALDKFLS; translated from the coding sequence ATGAGCAACAGTCACCCTCCGTACGGAGAACAGCCGGATCCGAACGTCACGCCGTGGAGCGGGCCACCGGCCCCGGCCGCCGGTTACCCGGCGTACGGCCAGCCCGGTCAGGCCCCGCAGTACGGCCAGGCCCCGCAGTACGGCCAGCCCCCGCAGTTCGGTGTTCCGGTGCCGCCGCCCAAGTCGAACCGCGGTCTGGTCATCGGCCTGATCGTCGGCGCGGTGGTCCTCATCCTCGCGCTCTGCGGCGCCGGCATCGGGCTCGCCCTGGTCGGCAACGACGACGAGCCCGACCCGACCCCGACGCCGACCGCCGCCAACCCGGGGCCCGGCACCGACACCTCGGCCAGCCCGCAGCCGTCCGACCCGCCGACGGAGCAGCCGAACAACAACAACAACGCGGTGACGGCCCGCTACTCCAGCGACCTGTCGTCGGTCTGCGACGGCAGCCCGATCCTCAACGCGGCCACCTACAGCGGCCCGGCCACCGCCAAGGCGTACGTCTTCTCGAACAACCCCGAGCGGCCGACGTTCTGGTCGTCGAAGCTGGTCGGCTCCGACAAGCGGTACTACGCCAAGTCGGCGGACTTCACCACCGTGTCGGTGGTCGGCTGCATGTCGATGGTCCCGGGCAGCGAGGGTGCGCCCAAGAAGTGCGACTACAAGGCGAGCGACGGCAAGAACGTCAGTGTCTCCTACATCTCCTCGCGCTACCAGCTCACCTTCTACGCCGCCAAGACGGCCGAGAAGATCGGCGACGGCGGGACCGTGAACGCCCCGGCCACCCGGTGCCCGAGCTTCATCTCGTACAACAAGACGACGATGAAGGCGTACGCGGCGCCGGACAGCGGAACCATCGAGGCCGCCCTGGACAAGTTCCTGTCCTGA